Proteins encoded together in one Rana temporaria chromosome 6, aRanTem1.1, whole genome shotgun sequence window:
- the LOC120944159 gene encoding peroxisomal N(1)-acetyl-spermine/spermidine oxidase-like isoform X3 has protein sequence MDSESHGNHSPRVVIVGAGFAGLGAASTLVKHGIKNLVVLEALDRAGGRVLTHKPFGTAALELGATWIHGQKENPLYQIAKENRLLADDGFNMVTCQPTSVTPQDYFFTEEGKLLPSPQVEKVTCFFGDLMSKIMQQDYKPECESWSVGKYLDHEYALSSVSRAESSDGVYEWCKRAECIDEACNSMYEFSLSQLGFYTALEGPFFNSLSSKGYQALLDLLIGQLPPNSLRCHKPVRCIQWEGSPSPAARTAKYPVKVLCEDGEEFPADHVIVTVSLGCLKERASTFFDPSLPKGKLEAIERMGFGTVAKIFLEFSEPFWPEDCAGIQFVWRQGPESSEGYSESLQKHSWRSQWYEKIVGFDRVPMHRSTLCGWITGLAAEHMETLPEKEVGDVCTRLLKKFTGWPVPELQGVLRSTWHSNPYVRGSYTNVPIGVDAVKEQTALAEPLPSTYHKKGLRPLQVLFAGEATHPNFYTTTHGAYMTGVREADRLLQLYEFKANPRL, from the exons ATGGACTCAGAAAGTCATGGAAACCACTCCCCCCGAGTGGTTATAGTTGGTGCTGGCTTTGCAGGACTCGGTgctgccagcaccttggtgaagCATGGCATAAAAAACCTGGTTGTTCTAGAAGCTTTAGACCGCGCAGGCGGGAGAGTTTTGACCCATAAACCTTTCGGGACAGCAGCACTGGAACTAGGGGCCACGTGGATCCACGGTcagaaggaaaatccactttatcAAATAGCCAAGGAGAATCGGTTGCTGGCAGATGATGGCTTCAACATGGTGACCTGCCAGCCAACATCGGTTACCCCTCAGGATTACTTTTTCACAGAAGAAGGAAAGCTGCTGCCATCACCCCAGGTTGAGAAAGTCACTTGTTTTTTTGGTGACCTGATGTCCAAGATTATGCAGCAGGACTATAAACCTGAATGTGAGTCGTGGTCGGTTGGGAAGTATCTAGATCATGAATATGCCTTATCAAGTGTTTCCAGAGCCGAGAGCTCAGATGGAGTTTATGAATGGTGTAAGAGAGCCGAATGTATTGATGAGGCTTGTAACTCCATGTATGAATTCTCTTTAAGCCAGCTTGGCTTCTACACTGCATTAGAAGGACCTTTTTTCAACTCTTTGAGCAGCAAAGGCTACCAAGCCTTGCTGGATCTTTTAATAGGCCAATTACCACCTAATAGCCTACGCTGCCATAAACCAGTTCGATGCATCCAATGGGAAGGATCTCCATCACCAGCTGCCAGAACAGCTAAGTATCCTGTCAAGGTTCTTTGTGAAGATGGTGAGGAGTTTCCAGCAGATCATGTGATTGTCACAGTGTCCCTCGGCTGCTTGAAGGAAAGGGCATCCACCTTTTTTGACCCATCTTTACCAAAAGGCAAACTGGAAGCCATTGAGCGTATGGGATTTGGCACAGTAGCCAAGATTTTCCTAGAGTTCTCTGAACCTTTTTGGCCAGAAGATTGTGCAGGAATACAGTTTGTTTGGAGGCAGGGTCCTGAAAGCTCCGAGGGATATTCCGAATCACTTCAAAAACATTCCTGGCGATCACAGTGGTACGAAAAGATTGTGGGGTTTGACCGTGTCCCTATGCACAGGAGCACACTGTGCGGCTGGATCACTGGACTGGCTGCGGAGCACATGGAGACCTTACCTGAAAAGGAGGTGGGGGATGTATGTACCAG GTTATTGAAGAAATTTACTGGCTGGCCAGTGCCAGAGCTGCAGGGGGTGCTGAGGTCCACCTGGCACAGTAATCCTTATGTCCGGGGCTCCTATACCAATGTGCCCATTGGAGTGGATGCCGTGAAGGAGCAGACAGCACTGGCAGAGCCGCTTCCATCCACCTACCACAAAAAGGGGCTGCGG CCTCTACAGGTACTCTTTGCAGGAGAAGCCACGCACCCAAACTTCTACACAACTACCCATGGTGCCTACATGACCGGGGTGCGGGAAGCCGATCGGCTTTTACAGCTGTATGAGTTCAAGGCCAACCCCCGTCTGTAA
- the LOC120944159 gene encoding peroxisomal N(1)-acetyl-spermine/spermidine oxidase-like isoform X2, whose product MTMDSSPFCYGNTGYMDPRALHEQGKGPLESLTFMDSESHGNHSPRVVIVGAGFAGLGAASTLVKHGIKNLVVLEALDRAGGRVLTHKPFGTAALELGATWIHGQKENPLYQIAKENRLLADDGFNMVTCQPTSVTPQDYFFTEEGKLLPSPQVEKVTCFFGDLMSKIMQQDYKPECESWSVGKYLDHEYALSSVSRAESSDGVYEWCKRAECIDEACNSMYEFSLSQLGFYTALEGPFFNSLSSKGYQALLDLLIGQLPPNSLRCHKPVRCIQWEGSPSPAARTAKYPVKVLCEDGEEFPADHVIVTVSLGCLKERASTFFDPSLPKGKLEAIERMGFGTVAKIFLEFSEPFWPEDCAGIQFVWRQGPESSEGYSESLQKHSWRSQWYEKIVGFDRVPMHRSTLCGWITGLAAEHMETLPEKEVGDVCTRLLKKFTGWPVPELQGVLRSTWHSNPYVRGSYTNVPIGVDAVKEQTALAEPLPSTYHKKGLRPLQVLFAGEATHPNFYTTTHGAYMTGVREADRLLQLYEFKANPRL is encoded by the exons GCCCCCTGGAGTCTCTTACTTTCATGGACTCAGAAAGTCATGGAAACCACTCCCCCCGAGTGGTTATAGTTGGTGCTGGCTTTGCAGGACTCGGTgctgccagcaccttggtgaagCATGGCATAAAAAACCTGGTTGTTCTAGAAGCTTTAGACCGCGCAGGCGGGAGAGTTTTGACCCATAAACCTTTCGGGACAGCAGCACTGGAACTAGGGGCCACGTGGATCCACGGTcagaaggaaaatccactttatcAAATAGCCAAGGAGAATCGGTTGCTGGCAGATGATGGCTTCAACATGGTGACCTGCCAGCCAACATCGGTTACCCCTCAGGATTACTTTTTCACAGAAGAAGGAAAGCTGCTGCCATCACCCCAGGTTGAGAAAGTCACTTGTTTTTTTGGTGACCTGATGTCCAAGATTATGCAGCAGGACTATAAACCTGAATGTGAGTCGTGGTCGGTTGGGAAGTATCTAGATCATGAATATGCCTTATCAAGTGTTTCCAGAGCCGAGAGCTCAGATGGAGTTTATGAATGGTGTAAGAGAGCCGAATGTATTGATGAGGCTTGTAACTCCATGTATGAATTCTCTTTAAGCCAGCTTGGCTTCTACACTGCATTAGAAGGACCTTTTTTCAACTCTTTGAGCAGCAAAGGCTACCAAGCCTTGCTGGATCTTTTAATAGGCCAATTACCACCTAATAGCCTACGCTGCCATAAACCAGTTCGATGCATCCAATGGGAAGGATCTCCATCACCAGCTGCCAGAACAGCTAAGTATCCTGTCAAGGTTCTTTGTGAAGATGGTGAGGAGTTTCCAGCAGATCATGTGATTGTCACAGTGTCCCTCGGCTGCTTGAAGGAAAGGGCATCCACCTTTTTTGACCCATCTTTACCAAAAGGCAAACTGGAAGCCATTGAGCGTATGGGATTTGGCACAGTAGCCAAGATTTTCCTAGAGTTCTCTGAACCTTTTTGGCCAGAAGATTGTGCAGGAATACAGTTTGTTTGGAGGCAGGGTCCTGAAAGCTCCGAGGGATATTCCGAATCACTTCAAAAACATTCCTGGCGATCACAGTGGTACGAAAAGATTGTGGGGTTTGACCGTGTCCCTATGCACAGGAGCACACTGTGCGGCTGGATCACTGGACTGGCTGCGGAGCACATGGAGACCTTACCTGAAAAGGAGGTGGGGGATGTATGTACCAG GTTATTGAAGAAATTTACTGGCTGGCCAGTGCCAGAGCTGCAGGGGGTGCTGAGGTCCACCTGGCACAGTAATCCTTATGTCCGGGGCTCCTATACCAATGTGCCCATTGGAGTGGATGCCGTGAAGGAGCAGACAGCACTGGCAGAGCCGCTTCCATCCACCTACCACAAAAAGGGGCTGCGG CCTCTACAGGTACTCTTTGCAGGAGAAGCCACGCACCCAAACTTCTACACAACTACCCATGGTGCCTACATGACCGGGGTGCGGGAAGCCGATCGGCTTTTACAGCTGTATGAGTTCAAGGCCAACCCCCGTCTGTAA